Genomic segment of Zootoca vivipara chromosome 4, rZooViv1.1, whole genome shotgun sequence:
ATGCAGAATCCAGTTTGCTTCCAGTTCTGAGAGGAACTAAAATTAAGGGCCATTTACTACAATCAAcagagaattaaaaaaataacaataacacattgtttttaaatgcagtaGTCAATAATcaagtttctcattttaaaattgaatatcTCTCTGCAGGTGAAGTTTCCTCCATGCATATATTACAAGATATTTACCCACAGACCTGTTGTGGATCTATGTGCAAACAGTCCCAAAAACTACGCAAAGCTAGCAGCCAAGGCAAGGCAACAACGAAGGTTCCAGGAAGCAAGCTTCGACGATCACAGGGACTGGTACCAACGCATAGAGAATAATGGCTGGAGACTCCTTTCCAATAGGGTAAAGCCTTTTCATCTGCTGCATCATTCTCAAATGCCAGCAGAGCTAATTTGTATTACATGACAAGGTGCCTTGTGGTgctaatatacctgaaggagcgtctccacccccattgttcagaccagacgctgaggtccagctctgagggccttctggtggttccctcactacgagaagcaatgtgacagggaaccaggcagagggccttctcggtagtggtgcccgccctcccatcagatgtcaaggaaaaacaactacctgactttcagaagacatctaaaggcagccctgtttagggaagtttttaatgttggatgttttattgtatttttaatattttgttggaagccgcccagagtgtctggggaaacccagccagaagagcggggtaataataataataataataataataataataataataataatcactaatCAGGCTGCGGCATTCAGGTTCTgaatgtgggtttcccatagactTCCCTGCTTGTCCCctatgagatcaggatgctggactagatgggctcttctCGTGTTATGAAAAGTCCAGTTAGCTAAGGAGAGCCAAGCCAAGGGGGTGCTAAAATTACTGTTCTAACTTGGgttggtgttgttttatttattttatttaaattgttttaaaatgtcaagttggatttttgtgtttgtggGCTAGGGGTTGTTTTGGGACTTTTGTTGGGGAGTGTATTTTTTATTAGTTCGTATAcattagacccaggtggcgctagggacccaggtggcgctgtggttaaaccactgagcctagggcttgctgatcagaaggtcgccggttcgaatccctgtgacggggtgagctcccgttgcttggtcccagctcctgccaacctagcagttcgaaagcacgtcaaaatgcaagtagataaataggaaccgctacagcgggaaggtaaacagcgtttccatgtgctgctctggttcgccagaagcggctttgtcatgctggccacatgacctggaagctatacgccggctccctcggccaataatgcgagataagcgcgcaaccccagagtcggtcacgactggacctaatggtcaggggtccctttatctttatacATTAGAATTGcttattgttttaattaattttattacgtattttgtgcttttatattgaaacttttgtgttgtgaaccaacctgagacctatgggtatatatacaattttaattaataagaatgagaagaaagggagaaagctcTAAGAAAGTGTCCTAGGGTATCCCAAGGAAGTACAAGTGAGTATACCATTCGGATTTGAGTTTCCTGCAGCTAGTAGCGAGTTCAACAGAATGTGGAGTGCAAATAGGGTACCACACGTATACCTCTGGTACACTAACAGATTCTAAtggggcagtggcagcagcaatgcTTTTTATTTATAAAGATATTTACATACTGCCAACCCATACAGAACATCAAAGTGATGTACAACCGTATATaaaagtattttgttgttgttgttgttgtttagtcgtttagtcgtgtccgactcttcgtgaccccatggaccatagcacgccaggcaaaaCACCATAGAAACAATTAGGGAAAAGCCGTCATTAACATGACTGGCTAACCAAGAAACAGCTGCATAGACATGTCAGCATAAAAATATCTTCAAAGAGATGCTTGAAAGTCAATAGTGAGGCTGCTATTAGTAAGCTGCTTCCTTCCTAGGAACTCTTAAGAGCACCAAATTAGGAAGTGCCTGGGGTGGCTTAATTAAGTTGTAGACaagagcaggagggggaaaaaatatatttccaGGTATTGGAGTTCTTGTGCTGGTTTGCATACCTGAGGAGGATGTCAGTATGAATCGATGTCGGCAAATATCAACTATTTTTTGCCCTGCATGTCTAAGCCCTTGGTTCCCATGTTTTACCAGGCAGCATGGATCTTTCTGGAGTCAAGAGACTACCAGGACACTTAAGTTAACAGCAAGGCTAAACTCTCTGGTAGCATCCTCCATCCTCTGTATTACAACAAACACAACCATTCTCTGATGTTCCTCTgtccttgcaagcagctttcagtTAAGCAGAGCATGGGCAAGTAGAACTGAAgcacattgattttatttttattttgctccactACAAAACAAGAGGGGGAGAGGCAAGGAAGTTATGTTTTGGTGGCTGTGCAGGAACAGCAATATCCTCTGCAGAGCTGTGTGTGACCAGGAAATTCATGTAGAGACAATGGCATaaatggagaaggaaggaagttagCATTGACAAGGGTCAGAAAATTATTACGCATTTGTAACAGTTTGTGAAAAAATGTGTTTCAGTTTTGGAAGGACATGGACCCCTTAACTGTTAAAGACAACATCCGAATAAAGGAATTCCACTACTGCAAGGTGCAGAAGAAACAAGttgtagaaagaaaaagaaaaagaagaaaaatagagTGGCTGAAAAAAATGTGAGCTGCTGCAGTTTGaagtgctgtactgttttaattttaccttctgaataattttactattcatacAGTTGTCGTGATAAAGACCTCCTCCTTCAGGCACTATATTCATTGGCCAACTAGACACAGGTTGCTATAAATCATTGGTTAAAAAGTTCCATCACTTTTGCTGGCTCATTTCGGCCCCACCAAGCCCAAAGCATCCTGCCAGCCAAGTATGGTGGCCTTCTGGGACCTTAATAAAACACCCATGTTTACTGTGTTGGAAAATGCTTGAAATGGAAAAACGAGACAGCAGGTTATGCACTTTGAAGCCACAATTGTTGTGCTGCTGATTAAACTTCTGAAAATCGGCGATTTAAAGAACAGCATGGGGATTTTACAACATAGAGGGTTTTACAACACAGCCCTGTTTGGCTCTTGGAACCTCTGCTTTTTGGAGGTTTGAAAAGCAAtgatggggagggagaaaggctttCCATCCAATGGAAACTGCTTCACCCTCCCTGAGCAAGTAGCGTTCCCACTGCcgatcagctgatgggcaggtgcAAGCACATCTTGCTCCAGCAAAGGATGTACTAGCAGCTCACTGTAAGCTCCCAGTTGCTCCTTACGAAGCCATTACCCAGTATGACATAGGGTGAGTAGGTGTGGCTGCCCTAAAATGGCACCGTGGGCCAAATGGGAAGGTCTAGTGGGCTAAGTTTGACCTGCAGGCTGAGTTTGAACTGCATCATGCCCTTgagatcttttttttttgctacaaaaAGGTAATGCTGTGTTATAAATGTGCTGCAGAGCCAAAGCCAGTCAGTAGCCTTTAGCGAAATGAAGCAAACACAGAAAAATGATTTGCCATGCACGTGGGGAATTGTAGATCTGCATGAGTTTTCAATCCCCATGTGGCTGTGTTTCTTGTAGGAGTTGTGCCCCAATTCCTCTGTTAATTGCAAGTGGCACAGGGCACACTGCTTTGTGGTTGTCCCTGCAATTATTGCTGCCCTGTCTGACAGATTGGATTTATTGTGCAAATTGCTTGATCTTTGATCTCTTGTATTTGCACGGCTGTAACACTATGGTCGCGTTTGCACAACACAGTATGCCAAGATTTGATTTAAtgtgtcatctgaacccaggctcatggttaAGGTCTCTCCTCCGTACCATGAGCTGCACGCAACCTAATTGCAAAATACCGGTTATCCATAAGCTTGTAAAACActatgtttgtgtgcatttttaaaaaagcaacccttGTTACATCTTAGTTTAAAATGCCACCTCTACTTAATAACATTATAACAGCTAATGATGAAAATGCATAAATAGTAAGTTTTGTGACATGTTAAAAaccaacacatttattatggtatatgttttcatggACTGTAGCCCACTTCATCAGTTGCATGAAGTGTAATCCTAAATTGGCAAGTGTTTATAACAGGCATAGGGAAATGAGCTCAGAGGGAAACTACATGCAAAATGAAGGGACACCGGTTTATCAAAAGGTGATCAGTTGACAAGACTGTGCTGGTGATAacacaaccctcccccccccccgggcctcgGTGTCACATGTAGTGTGAGAAACATCTGCACTTTCCATTCAAGCAGCAGGTGACAGAATTGAATTGCCTGATAAATTTTAATTCAGCAGTTTCATACTGGAACTTCCTTTTAAAGTTCCTTTGTTCCAGGACGGCTGTCTTACGATCCAATATAGAGGTGTCCTGAGAAGTTTAAACTACTTCTTGTTAGTTTCTAGGTATTAACATGAACTTTCAATGTTCAGAGAGTAGCAGAAAACTAACAACCTACTAGGGTGTTTACATTGTCATGAACGCTGCCTTGTTGGTGGTTCACTgtaaattattattttgcttttaggcAGTTGTCACTGTCTGCCCTTTTTGCATTAAATCTCCCTCTAACCCCCTTTTCCCTTCATGTATATGCTAACCGGTTTAGAATTGCATTTCATGCATATGAAGATTTGATGCCATAGTTAATGCTTTAAGGTACGACAGGAGAGTTATTTTTGCTACCCCTCTGTAAAATGAAAACGTCTGCTCCCGTTTCCTAGGTACTTTGGCGAAAGCCTGCAAGCTAAAACTGAGGACAAAAATGCAACACTATTAATTCAAAGAGCAGCAGAAGGGTTAATCAACACTCTGGAAGATGAAGGGATAGATAACATAATGGAATGGGAAGTGGATGAATTGCTGAAATGGACAAATGCACTCAACTACGAAGAGTAATCCTTAATTTGACCTTTTATTCTTCTTCCAAGTCTTAATTATTTATTGTCAAAAAGGCCGCTCTTATTTTTAAATATCCAGGTTGTGTGTTAATGGCAGCATAATGTCATTTTATCATACTACATATATTTCAAAGCATTAAGCCATTCTAGGAAAAAAATTCTGCTAACCTCTGTTCCATTTTATTGAATGGGCTTTGTTGTCCCTAGGTATGTTAAGGAATGGAAAGAAATTGGAACAAGCAGGATTTCCAGCTGCCTccaaggtaaaggacctctgccTCTTTCTGGCAAATCTCCATGTGATTTTCCACCATGCGAGACCCAATTGACACACAGTGCTGGGAGAATAGCTGTGTTGCAGCTACCTGCATGCCAGTACAGTAACATGATTCCTGTCAATTTATAACCAAAGCAGGGTCTTTCTCTAAAGTGAATGGCTGTAGATAAAAGTAGCATGAATCCTGTGAGCAGATCTACTTATCACCTTACCAACCTAATTGTTTGGGTTGAGAGCTAAGTGATAGCCACACGGACAGTATAATGCATTATTTGGATCTCTTTTGCATTTTTCTTCAAGAATCTTCATTAAGCGTTTGCACAGTAGAAATTGTAGCATGCATCTGCATTTCACAGGTTGCTTTAAAATTCATTCTCTGAATTTCATGCAACATGTTAATGCCTAAATTTCAGAGGTATTGAAGAATGTGTGCCTTGACCTTTAAAGAACATTGCTTAGAGAATTGTTGCTTAGATTATTTGCATCTTCAGTAACCTCACTGTTGCCATATGGTAAAGATAAAACAGTTCTGTCCCAGTTAAAAAGTGAAGTATGGAATTTGAGGGAATTTTGTGGCATTGTACCAATTAAGGGTGTTAACTAGTTCaaaaggtgtttgttttttctagttatgtttgctgttctgctttggttatatttttcaaaatgttataACTGACATTATTGCCACCATATTACTACTGAGACAGTGTGACTGTTCTGCAATTCTGTATAAATGCAGAAAAAGTGCAGCTTGGCAGCAGGCAAGGAATCTTAACAGCATGTAAAACCTAAAGTAATTCTATAAGGCTACTCAGAATTTC
This window contains:
- the C4H11orf65 gene encoding protein MFI isoform X3 → MEIKSSKSQQKRGKHSRQSQSKTDAVVELYLSEEYEKASKAARIIQRAWKRFLAGFIDAAAGIHIRFRLGGVKFPPCIYYKIFTHRPVVDLCANSPKNYAKLAAKARQQRRFQEASFDDHRDWYQRIENNGWRLLSNRFWKDMDPLTVKDNIRIKEFHYCKVQKKQVVERKRKRRKIEWLKKMYFGESLQAKTEDKNATLLIQRAAEGLINTLEDEGIDNIMEWEVDELLKWTNALNYEEYVKEWKEIGTSRISSCLQGFQFTDKPVIPFESKEIPNTIKQLVESHMHSDKKS
- the C4H11orf65 gene encoding protein MFI isoform X5, whose translation is MEIKSSKSQQKRGKHSRQSQSKTDAVVELYLSEEYEKASKAARIIQRAWKRFLDIGVFDYYKELISFRICGEPSHLMRFIDPKEAGFIDAAAGIHIRFRLGGVKFPPCIYYKIFTHRPVVDLCANSPKNYAKLAAKARQQRRFQEASFDDHRDWYQRIENNGWRLLSNRFWKDMDPLTVKDNIRIKEFHYCKVQKKQVVERKRKRRKIEWLKKMYFGESLQAKTEDKNATLLIQRAAEGLINTLEDEGIDNIMEWEVDELLKWTNALNYEEFPVY
- the C4H11orf65 gene encoding protein MFI isoform X2; the protein is MEIKSSKSQQKRGKHSRQSQSKTDAVVELYLSEEYEKASKAARIIQRAWKRFLDIGVFDYYKELISFRICGEPSHLMRFIDPKEVKFPPCIYYKIFTHRPVVDLCANSPKNYAKLAAKARQQRRFQEASFDDHRDWYQRIENNGWRLLSNRFWKDMDPLTVKDNIRIKEFHYCKVQKKQVVERKRKRRKIEWLKKMYFGESLQAKTEDKNATLLIQRAAEGLINTLEDEGIDNIMEWEVDELLKWTNALNYEEYVKEWKEIGTSRISSCLQGFQFTDKPVIPFESKEIPNTIKQLVESHMHSDKKS
- the C4H11orf65 gene encoding protein MFI isoform X1; the encoded protein is MEIKSSKSQQKRGKHSRQSQSKTDAVVELYLSEEYEKASKAARIIQRAWKRFLDIGVFDYYKELISFRICGEPSHLMRFIDPKEAGFIDAAAGIHIRFRLGGVKFPPCIYYKIFTHRPVVDLCANSPKNYAKLAAKARQQRRFQEASFDDHRDWYQRIENNGWRLLSNRFWKDMDPLTVKDNIRIKEFHYCKVQKKQVVERKRKRRKIEWLKKMYFGESLQAKTEDKNATLLIQRAAEGLINTLEDEGIDNIMEWEVDELLKWTNALNYEEYVKEWKEIGTSRISSCLQGFQFTDKPVIPFESKEIPNTIKQLVESHMHSDKKS
- the C4H11orf65 gene encoding protein MFI isoform X4 — its product is MEIKSSKSQQKRGKHSRQSQSKTDAVVELYLSEEYEKASKAARIIQRAWKRFLVKFPPCIYYKIFTHRPVVDLCANSPKNYAKLAAKARQQRRFQEASFDDHRDWYQRIENNGWRLLSNRFWKDMDPLTVKDNIRIKEFHYCKVQKKQVVERKRKRRKIEWLKKMYFGESLQAKTEDKNATLLIQRAAEGLINTLEDEGIDNIMEWEVDELLKWTNALNYEEYVKEWKEIGTSRISSCLQGFQFTDKPVIPFESKEIPNTIKQLVESHMHSDKKS